In one Limosilactobacillus oris genomic region, the following are encoded:
- a CDS encoding chloride channel protein: MLVIPVGLWNPHLLGGSHDLIMYVTQMFSRGNWLSIAGLLGIFLVLRFAGTMIAYGSIVPSGIFMPIFVLGSILGALAGVLMIHAGVLPASCCLNMVAIGMAACFGAAEGAPFSAILLVTEMVGSISQIFPMVLLTFVAYYTSMLLGARTSIYDGLREEMVFEN; the protein is encoded by the coding sequence TTGTGGAACCCTCACCTCCTCGGCGGTAGTCATGACTTGATCATGTACGTCACGCAAATGTTCAGTCGGGGAAACTGGCTTTCCATCGCCGGGCTGCTGGGAATCTTCCTGGTGCTGCGCTTTGCGGGAACCATGATTGCTTACGGCTCCATCGTCCCCAGCGGGATTTTCATGCCGATCTTTGTCTTGGGCAGCATTCTTGGCGCCCTGGCCGGCGTGTTAATGATTCACGCCGGGGTCCTGCCCGCCTCCTGCTGCTTGAACATGGTCGCTATTGGAATGGCAGCCTGCTTTGGCGCGGCGGAAGGGGCGCCATTTTCCGCCATCCTGCTCGTCACCGAAATGGTTGGCAGTATCAGTCAGATTTTTCCGATGGTCCTGCTAACCTTCGTTGCCTACTACACCAGTATGCTGCTCGGGGCGCGGACGTCAATTTATGATGGACTGCGTGAAGAAATGGTGTTTGAAAACTAA